A single genomic interval of Isachenkonia alkalipeptolytica harbors:
- the infA gene encoding translation initiation factor IF-1 gives MSKQDVIEVEGVVNEALPNAMFKVELENGHEVLAHLSGKLRMHYIKILPGDKVTIELSPYDLTRGRITWRKK, from the coding sequence ATGTCAAAACAAGATGTTATAGAGGTTGAAGGTGTTGTAAATGAGGCATTGCCCAATGCAATGTTTAAGGTGGAGCTGGAAAACGGACATGAGGTACTTGCTCATCTGTCAGGAAAGCTAAGGATGCATTATATCAAAATATTACCAGGAGATAAGGTGACCATAGAACTTTCTCCCTATGATTTAACTCGAGGCAGAATAACTTGGCGAAAGAAGTAG
- the rpmJ gene encoding 50S ribosomal protein L36, with the protein MKVRASVKPMCENCKVIKRKGKVMIICTNPKHKQKQG; encoded by the coding sequence ATGAAGGTACGAGCATCAGTAAAGCCAATGTGCGAAAATTGTAAAGTGATTAAAAGAAAAGGAAAAGTCATGATCATTTGTACAAACCCTAAGCACAAGCAAAAACAAGGTTAA
- the rpsK gene encoding 30S ribosomal protein S11 gives MAKATKKRVTRKKKERKNIERGQAHIQSTFNNSIINLTDMQGNTIAWSSAGQLGFKGSRKSTPFAAQLAAEAACKNAMDHGLKTVEVYVNGPGSGREAAIRALQAAGLEVNAIKDVTPIPHNGCRPPKRRRV, from the coding sequence ATGGCAAAGGCTACAAAAAAGCGAGTAACACGTAAGAAAAAAGAGCGAAAAAATATAGAGCGGGGTCAAGCACATATCCAATCAACTTTTAACAACTCGATTATTAACTTAACGGATATGCAAGGAAATACCATTGCTTGGTCAAGTGCAGGACAACTTGGATTTAAGGGTTCGAGAAAATCCACACCTTTTGCTGCTCAATTAGCTGCAGAGGCGGCTTGTAAAAACGCAATGGATCATGGATTGAAAACCGTAGAAGTTTACGTAAACGGACCGGGATCCGGAAGAGAAGCAGCGATCCGAGCACTGCAAGCAGCAGGTTTAGAGGTTAATGCAATTAAGGATGTAACCCCGATTCCTCATAATGGTTGTCGACCACCGAAAAGAAGAAGAGTATAA
- the rpsD gene encoding 30S ribosomal protein S4, protein MARYTGPSCRLCRREGEKLYLKGDRCYTDKCAVGKRSYAPGQHGTSRKKLSNYGLQLREKQKAKRFYGLLESQFRKYFEMADRKTGVTGENLLSILESRLDNTVFRMGFATSRKEARQLVTHGHFTINGKKVDIPSYLVSVGDVITVKEKSKASNKFKEIAEGSKGTAPQWLTVEAEKLEGKVVALPSRDDIDLPIAENLIVELYSK, encoded by the coding sequence ATGGCTAGATATACAGGCCCAAGTTGTAGACTGTGTAGAAGAGAAGGCGAAAAACTATATTTAAAAGGTGACCGATGCTACACGGATAAATGTGCCGTGGGAAAAAGAAGCTACGCACCGGGACAGCATGGAACAAGCAGAAAGAAACTATCCAACTATGGATTACAACTGAGAGAGAAGCAAAAAGCGAAGCGATTCTACGGTTTGTTGGAATCTCAGTTTAGAAAGTATTTTGAAATGGCGGATCGGAAAACCGGTGTTACCGGTGAAAACCTGCTATCTATTCTGGAAAGCCGATTAGATAACACGGTATTCAGAATGGGTTTTGCAACCTCAAGAAAAGAAGCAAGACAACTGGTAACCCACGGGCACTTTACCATCAACGGCAAAAAAGTGGACATTCCTTCTTACTTAGTAAGTGTAGGAGATGTGATTACGGTTAAGGAGAAGTCCAAGGCTTCCAATAAATTTAAAGAAATTGCTGAAGGATCGAAAGGTACGGCCCCACAGTGGTTAACTGTAGAGGCAGAGAAGTTAGAGGGGAAAGTAGTAGCACTACCTTCAAGAGATGACATAGATCTACCGATAGCAGAAAATCTAATTGTAGAGTTATACTCTAAGTAG
- a CDS encoding DNA-directed RNA polymerase subunit alpha, with the protein MIEMEKPKVELVEHNEDNTYGKFVAEPLERGYGITLGNALRRIMLSSLPGAAVTSIKIEGVLHEFSTIPGIKEDVTEIVLNLKELSIKLHTDENKTIRIEKEGEGVVTAGDIIADSDVEILNPDMHIATLDHDSRFFMEITVSKGRGYVPAESNNTDELGIGVIPVDSIFTPVKNVSYFVENTRVGQVTDFDKLILEMDTDGSINPEEAISLAAKVMNEHLSLFISLTNHTDEVEIMVQKEEDEKEKVLEMTIEEMDLSVRSYNCLKRANINTVEELTNKTEEEMMKVRNLGKKSLVEVQKKLEDLGLGLRPSEE; encoded by the coding sequence ATGATAGAAATGGAAAAGCCCAAGGTTGAACTGGTTGAACACAATGAAGATAATACCTATGGGAAGTTTGTAGCTGAGCCCCTGGAAAGAGGGTATGGTATAACCCTGGGGAATGCCCTGAGAAGAATTATGCTTTCATCTCTTCCGGGAGCTGCAGTTACCTCGATTAAAATAGAGGGAGTGCTTCACGAATTCTCAACGATTCCCGGTATCAAAGAAGATGTAACGGAGATCGTGTTAAATTTAAAAGAGCTTTCGATTAAACTTCACACCGATGAAAACAAAACCATTCGTATTGAAAAAGAAGGCGAAGGCGTGGTTACCGCAGGGGATATTATTGCGGACTCCGATGTAGAAATTCTTAATCCGGATATGCACATCGCAACCCTGGACCATGATTCGAGATTCTTTATGGAGATTACAGTATCTAAGGGTAGGGGATATGTTCCCGCAGAGAGCAATAATACTGACGAGCTGGGCATCGGTGTAATTCCCGTGGACTCCATTTTCACTCCGGTTAAAAATGTAAGTTACTTTGTTGAAAACACCCGAGTAGGTCAGGTTACCGACTTTGACAAACTCATCCTTGAAATGGATACCGACGGCAGTATCAACCCGGAAGAGGCCATTTCCTTAGCGGCTAAAGTAATGAATGAGCACTTAAGTCTCTTCATCTCCTTAACAAACCATACCGATGAAGTGGAAATCATGGTTCAAAAGGAAGAAGATGAGAAGGAAAAAGTACTGGAGATGACCATCGAAGAAATGGATCTTTCCGTACGGTCATACAATTGTCTGAAACGGGCAAATATCAATACCGTAGAAGAGCTTACCAATAAGACCGAAGAAGAGATGATGAAGGTACGGAATTTAGGCAAGAAGTCTTTAGTGGAAGTACAAAAGAAACTTGAAGATTTAGGTCTTGGACTGAGACCTAGTGAAGAGTAG
- the rpsM gene encoding 30S ribosomal protein S13, whose amino-acid sequence MARIAGVDLPRDKRVEIALTYIYGIGRSLSKEILQEAGISNDTRVKDLTEQEVNALRKSIDESYQVEGDLRREKSLNLKRLREIRCYRGLRHRSGLPVRGQHTKNNARTRKGPKRLAGRKK is encoded by the coding sequence ATGGCTAGAATAGCAGGTGTAGATTTACCGAGAGATAAAAGAGTAGAGATCGCATTAACTTATATATATGGAATCGGCAGAAGTTTATCTAAAGAGATTTTACAAGAGGCCGGAATCAGTAATGATACAAGAGTAAAGGACTTGACGGAACAGGAAGTTAATGCTCTGAGAAAGTCTATTGATGAAAGCTATCAAGTAGAAGGAGATCTTCGTCGGGAAAAAAGCTTAAACCTTAAAAGACTCCGAGAAATCCGATGCTACCGAGGACTTCGACATAGAAGCGGATTACCGGTAAGAGGACAGCACACAAAAAACAATGCAAGAACCCGAAAAGGTCCGAAGCGATTAGCCGGACGGAAAAAGTAA